TGAAGATCGAGGCCTTTCCTCCACGCTGCTGTAGACAGATAACTGCCTAAACGTGGTCTGTGGTTCAGTGGCGTGGGGggggaccacagctgtgtttcccttgtggACTTACTGTGCCgttatgttaataaatattgttgtacagagaagcttcttggtctaTTTAAGAGCAACTTTTGTTCCTCAAACAAAGATCACCCTCAACAGTACCTGGTCAGTTTGATGGTGTTGTCCAGCGCCGCAGACAGCAGCAGGCTGTCGTTCTGTCTGTTGAAAGACAGACCTCGGATCTGTTTGCTGTGGATGGGAACGTACTGACTGGCCTTCATGTTCACCACGCTCACCTTCTTCACCCCACagcctgaggaagaggagacaggggggggggggcggcagACGGGAGGAGGAAATGTAAACGTTATAGCATAGACAGTGCTaatttcagcctctgcagaccgtttacatcCACTGAAACCTGTGTAACGCGTTGCCGTGGACAGTCAGATTAAATAATCCCCCATCTTTCggctgttttgttttggatcAAAAGGAGGAGGTTACCTGGCACCAGAGTGGAGTGGGGGGAGGGCTGCGAGGCCAGTAGGCAGCTCAGAGGCTCGCAGTACGACAGAACTCTGGACCCGCCGGCCTGAGACACCTGCACCGCCTTGGAGAAAGTGTACTGCGCCGCCCTGGAGCTCTGAGACAGGCCGAGGAGGAGCGAGGAGGacgcagaggaagaggaggagtaaaCTGAGCCTTGACCAGCCATCACAGCCCGGAGCTCCTGcacaggcagaggaggagggttttTGAAGGAAAAATAGACCATAAAGCACATGCCACATGCACATTCTGGTCAATTCACACATCCCTCCCAACAGAAGGTCCTCCGTGATGAAGATGAAACTGATCGGGGATACCTGCAGCTCCTGTTGTGCTTGTCCGTATTTGGTGGTGACGACCTGCAGCTTCAGCTTGTACTGAGCCGACTCCAGTTCAGCCTTCCTCCTCAGAGACTGCTCCTGCTCCAGAGACctgcgcgcacacgcacacacacacacacacacttttatattgACCCTCCAGTGATACAACTGATGGCAAACAGAAcatctggagggaacacaggggtTTTAGACACTAACACTACAGAGAAGGGAGATCCTTTGTGAAATAACGCCACTCACTTCTTTAAGACCTCCTGCTCAGAGTTGTCGAGCGCTCTCAGTTTTGGCGCGTAGAGCAGAACAATGTCTGTGCGCTTCGCCTTCTTGTTGCACTAAAAAGAAACAGCAGATCATCATCAGTGAAGTCCTGAAGCCGGATGAGAGGCGGCTCCCTGTCGCAGCAGCGGCACCGACCTGTGGACACTTGCCGGCGGGGCCCTGAGCTTTGAGCCAGCGCTGGATGCAGGTGAAGCCGAACAGGTGTCCGCAGCGCAGGGCGGAGAGCCGGTGCTCGCCCGCCGTCGTCCACGGCTCGAAGCAGATGGAGCAGACGTCACCTTCGCCTTCTTCGCCCTGCGACGACGACGGGGCGACAGCCGGGGGAACGAGGACCGGctggaggaggaaacaagaaGAGTGTAAGCTTCACTGAAACCGGAACTCTGGATTTTTTTGAGGcgcaatatatgactcagcagcttaaAGACATGAACTATCCTTTCATAAAAGTTAGCACCTACATTATTCCAGAAAAACCCTTGgatatttttgtgtatttcttcaTTTTGCTTTACTTGGACAGTTATCTATCATAAACTTttggatcatttatttatttcattgtaattATTTATCATCAGAGCTTTTTTTTAGCCCCTCGTTCATTAAAtggttattttgttttgaagctGCATGTTGTTGCACCTATTTCATGCAAAGTGTTCTACAAATAAAgcttactattattattattacctgtATGTTTTGATTTGCAGCGTCCGTCCTCTCAGCGTTTGAATCTGaacagacggagagagagaggaatcagACGGGACCTTTAGACGGAGGCTCTGACCTGGGGATTGAAAACGTGACTCACTGTTTGGAGCTGCTtcctgtgggtgtgtgtgttgggcgCTGAGGCGAGGACTAAAGGGCAGCGCTGGGGGGTCGACGGGCTCCAGAGCAGCCGGCATCGCCTCCTGATCCCCCcgctctgcctcctcctcttcctcctcagactCGCTGATCTCTGTGGTGCTGCCGGACCCCGGCTCAGCCACGGTGGCAGCAGGTGCCCGCAACAGAAAGTCTGGGAAGCCTCTTGAGGGCGCCGCAGTCTGGCTGGGGTAATGCACCCTGAGGCCCTGCCTGCCGAACACACAGGGTCACACACAGGGTCACTCTCTCTGACAGAACACAGCAGAGACTGGAGGATTTAAACCCTGAAGCCCTGACAACCATGATGATTGTCCCTCAAGAGGGGGCCGTCGACGAGCCTCCTGAAAACTCTAAAGGCATGCACACGAGGCTCTCTGTGTGCGTTAGCTGTAGCTACCTGAGTCTCCTGCGCATGGGGCCCCCCTGAGTTGCTGAGGCTGCAGAGCCCACCGCCCTCTGGCTGAAGGCCCAGGTGGCAGGAAGTCTTGGCGGAGCTCGAGCCTCCGTCTGTCTTCTCTCACCATCATCGTCCTCGTCCTCGTCTACCTCCGTGCTGCTGCCGGAGTCTAGGACGATGATCGGCGCGTCAGCGGCTGCAGCAGCGATAGCCGGCTGCCCACTGCGCCCCCCATGCAACTCTCCAGGGGAATCCACCTCCATGGCCTCCAtctgcagggagagaaagagcacAGGTTGGATGGGTTGTGATCGCCGTGGTTGTCCCAAGGGCAAAAGTGGGCGAGCCAAAAATCATGTCTTAGTGTCAGCATGAGGCTCCGCTGTGTTTGTTCATGCACCTCCAAAAATGTGGATCAGTTGGAAAATGCATCTTCACAAAGctgaaaaagcttttttccTCAGAAACCCATGAAAAGTGACCTTTTACAGATACTTGGTTCTCACTGGACGAAGCTACACACAAATAACGATCTTATAGTGACGATGCATTGCAGAAGTACAATAGTGCAACCTCAATGAGTACTTAAATcttgaaa
Above is a genomic segment from Eleginops maclovinus isolate JMC-PN-2008 ecotype Puerto Natales chromosome 2, JC_Emac_rtc_rv5, whole genome shotgun sequence containing:
- the rfwd3 gene encoding E3 ubiquitin-protein ligase RFWD3; its protein translation is MEAMEVDSPGELHGGRSGQPAIAAAAADAPIIVLDSGSSTEVDEDEDDDGERRQTEARAPPRLPATWAFSQRAVGSAASATQGGPMRRRLRQGLRVHYPSQTAAPSRGFPDFLLRAPAATVAEPGSGSTTEISESEEEEEEAERGDQEAMPAALEPVDPPALPFSPRLSAQHTHPQEAAPNNSNAERTDAANQNIQPVLVPPAVAPSSSQGEEGEGDVCSICFEPWTTAGEHRLSALRCGHLFGFTCIQRWLKAQGPAGKCPQCNKKAKRTDIVLLYAPKLRALDNSEQEVLKKSLEQEQSLRRKAELESAQYKLKLQVVTTKYGQAQQELQELRAVMAGQGSVYSSSSSASSSLLLGLSQSSRAAQYTFSKAVQVSQAGGSRVLSYCEPLSCLLASQPSPHSTLVPGCGVKKVSVVNMKASQYVPIHSKQIRGLSFNRQNDSLLLSAALDNTIKLTSLLTNTVVQTYNAGKPVWSCCWCLDNSNYVYAGLSNGSVLVYDTRDTSTHVQELQPLRSRCPVASLCYVPRAASSSFPCGGLIAGSLEGGCFWEQVNETTYRPHLLPLESTGCIDIQVETESRHCLVTYRPGRSNPSLRCVLMSLNRTPQQDSSQLPQVSCSPLQTFSAGTSCKLLTKNAVFRSPPGGGGTLVCAGDEASNSTMVWDAGSGSLLQKLPADLPVLDISPFSVNGEHFLASLTEKMLKLYRWE